From Streptomyces griseorubiginosus, one genomic window encodes:
- a CDS encoding fibronectin type III domain-containing protein — translation MRGVPVPLALCAALVFVGSCGWGGPDEAERGRLPAAPVGVTAAAGSATSVHVMWNAVDARVERYEVYRGTTKIRDVPGAQHMVDVTRLRPGTPYVFTVRARDAEGRLGPPSRQVRATTPAATAADRSAPTRPGELRGRTAGSRAVQLSWAASSDDRDVVSYDIYQGGSKIHSVGGTQTAAVVTGLRPGTRYAFTVRARDAADNLSPAGATVRLTTPGGDDGRGTAPTDFRATTRLDDDGAYYLDLAWLPPRTDGVVTEYQVRLDGAAATSLVFGGTPPRGRTTYSFYLGREAGERHRVRIRARLPDGTWGGLSVERTVTTGAAASP, via the coding sequence GTGCGAGGCGTACCCGTCCCCCTGGCCCTGTGCGCGGCGCTCGTGTTCGTCGGTTCCTGCGGGTGGGGCGGTCCGGACGAGGCGGAGCGCGGTCGGCTGCCCGCAGCTCCGGTGGGCGTCACGGCGGCCGCGGGCAGCGCGACGAGCGTGCATGTGATGTGGAACGCCGTCGACGCGAGGGTCGAGCGCTACGAGGTGTATCGCGGCACTACAAAGATCCGTGATGTCCCCGGTGCACAGCACATGGTGGATGTCACCAGGCTCCGGCCCGGCACCCCGTATGTCTTCACCGTCCGGGCCCGCGACGCCGAGGGGCGTCTCGGCCCGCCGAGCCGGCAGGTACGGGCGACGACTCCCGCGGCCACGGCGGCGGACCGCTCCGCCCCGACCCGGCCCGGCGAGCTGCGCGGCCGGACGGCGGGCAGCCGGGCCGTCCAGCTGAGCTGGGCCGCCTCTTCGGACGACCGGGATGTGGTGTCGTACGACATCTACCAGGGCGGCAGCAAGATCCACAGTGTGGGCGGCACCCAGACGGCGGCCGTGGTCACGGGGCTGCGTCCCGGCACGCGCTACGCGTTCACCGTCCGGGCCCGGGACGCGGCCGACAACCTCTCGCCCGCCGGGGCGACCGTCCGCCTCACCACGCCGGGCGGCGACGACGGCCGGGGCACCGCCCCGACGGACTTCCGCGCCACGACCCGGCTGGACGACGACGGGGCGTACTACCTGGACCTGGCCTGGCTCCCGCCCCGGACGGACGGGGTCGTCACCGAGTACCAGGTCCGCCTCGACGGGGCTGCGGCCACCTCGCTCGTGTTCGGTGGGACGCCTCCGCGCGGGAGGACGACGTACAGCTTCTATCTGGGGCGGGAGGCCGGGGAGCGCCACCGGGTGCGGATCCGGGCCCGGCTGCCCGACGGCACCTGGGGCGGGCTGTCGGTCGAGCGGACGGTCACCACGGGGGCCGCCGCCTCCCCGTGA
- a CDS encoding glycoside hydrolase family 75 protein, producing MRVQSLTLAAASAALLAPTAAPAMELATARTEPVVRREGTVPAADLLARVRDCTPVSRGRYRTDEDRPATVPVCGTEEAVFWTADMDIDCDGRPGRQCNSLTDPLFSDATAYEQSDGRYLSAEKLPYIVVPTPSPIWDYRAHGVHGGAVAAVVYEDRVQYAVVGDVGPSGIIGEASYATAKALGIRPDPHGGGVPSGVTYIVFKDSRVKPIEDHEAAVTLGERLAREFVQGGPAADPKG from the coding sequence GTGCGTGTCCAGTCGCTGACGCTGGCCGCGGCAAGCGCCGCTCTGCTCGCCCCCACGGCGGCCCCGGCCATGGAGCTCGCCACCGCCCGCACGGAGCCGGTGGTGCGGCGCGAGGGCACGGTCCCGGCCGCGGACCTGCTGGCCCGGGTGCGGGACTGCACCCCCGTCTCGCGCGGCCGCTACCGCACCGACGAGGACAGGCCCGCGACCGTCCCGGTCTGCGGCACCGAGGAGGCCGTGTTCTGGACGGCCGACATGGACATCGACTGCGACGGCAGGCCGGGTCGCCAGTGCAACAGCCTTACCGACCCCCTCTTCTCGGACGCCACCGCCTACGAGCAGTCCGACGGCCGCTATCTGAGTGCCGAGAAGCTGCCGTACATCGTGGTCCCGACTCCGAGCCCGATCTGGGACTACCGCGCCCACGGGGTGCACGGCGGGGCGGTCGCCGCCGTCGTGTACGAGGACCGGGTGCAGTACGCCGTCGTCGGGGACGTGGGCCCGAGCGGCATCATCGGCGAGGCGTCCTACGCGACCGCGAAGGCGCTCGGCATCCGCCCGGACCCGCACGGCGGCGGTGTGCCCTCCGGTGTCACCTACATCGTCTTCAAGGACTCCCGGGTGAAGCCGATCGAGGACCACGAGGCCGCCGTGACGCTGGGGGAGCGGCTGGCCCGGGAGTTCGTACAGGGCGGACCAGCGGCAGATCCCAAGGGGTGA